In Thermosphaera sp., a genomic segment contains:
- a CDS encoding oligosaccharide flippase family protein: MSDEGIESISVQAFVYGVATLLQILLQVATMMYVSRALGPELYGLYNLSLIPLSFLLMFSDLGFNAALFRYSSISHSRGDSCTLRESLLLTSKVLVFVNAVLTMILLLIPGELSTLMTQRNEIEKYVMMTALTPLPSALSGMTISLLAAIGDARKRAILQVSQSLIKLASAVVLISLGFLIEGVIISYVLSYIVIATISMVIIKPFYKSPGRCYLAYGDYVRFAFSMFIPSFLMGVLGRMISIKLAYMTAGLGELGNYIVGNFNASSAFIGALLSIYASLATPLLPYLSYQVSVNNAHAKSVERLAVIFNSTLLPLSIFALFFSDKILGIVYGAKYGLAPLFFTLMALPLITYNYGMILSAYFQVINDKRIITINGLATFVVGVIMLEASSKLMGINGIALTVGLYQVFSHVFFLVYARLKYQITLIFSKVAKTILASIVANLIVLAFNIVLLEKLLEILRFRITQVFVLNMFSLISSILLLLLLYAIIMALLRSLDEIDVAFIEKMLIRVKIVSVIAPSLIKIYKSIYYRVISDSRREKP, encoded by the coding sequence ATGAGCGATGAGGGTATAGAAAGCATCTCAGTTCAGGCCTTCGTCTACGGTGTGGCAACCCTCCTGCAGATATTACTTCAGGTTGCGACAATGATGTATGTTTCAAGGGCCCTTGGCCCCGAATTATATGGTCTTTACAACTTATCTCTCATCCCCCTCTCATTCCTCTTAATGTTCTCAGACCTGGGTTTTAACGCAGCCTTGTTCAGGTATTCTTCGATAAGCCATTCCAGAGGAGATTCGTGCACTCTTCGTGAATCGCTTCTACTTACGTCTAAAGTATTAGTATTTGTCAACGCGGTCTTGACAATGATCCTCTTACTCATCCCTGGCGAGTTGAGCACCTTGATGACGCAGAGGAACGAGATTGAAAAGTATGTGATGATGACAGCTCTAACTCCTCTTCCCTCAGCTTTATCGGGAATGACGATCTCACTCCTCGCGGCAATAGGGGATGCCAGGAAAAGAGCTATTCTACAAGTTTCTCAAAGCCTCATTAAACTAGCGTCTGCGGTCGTATTAATATCGCTTGGCTTTTTAATAGAGGGGGTAATCATATCATACGTATTAAGTTACATAGTGATAGCGACGATTAGCATGGTAATTATTAAGCCGTTTTATAAGAGTCCAGGGCGATGCTATCTCGCATACGGCGACTACGTTAGATTCGCCTTCTCAATGTTTATCCCAAGCTTTCTGATGGGAGTTCTTGGGAGAATGATTTCAATAAAACTCGCTTACATGACTGCCGGGTTAGGCGAGCTAGGCAATTATATAGTGGGAAACTTTAACGCAAGTTCCGCCTTTATTGGGGCCTTACTATCTATTTATGCTTCACTAGCGACACCTCTTCTGCCATATCTCTCCTACCAAGTCTCGGTAAATAATGCGCATGCAAAATCGGTTGAGAGGTTGGCTGTGATCTTCAATTCAACCCTCCTTCCACTTTCTATCTTTGCCCTTTTCTTCTCAGACAAGATATTGGGGATCGTCTACGGAGCAAAATATGGTCTAGCGCCCCTATTCTTCACGCTAATGGCCCTCCCCCTCATTACTTATAATTATGGGATGATATTATCTGCATACTTTCAAGTTATTAACGACAAGAGGATTATAACGATCAACGGTCTCGCGACATTCGTCGTTGGGGTAATCATGTTAGAGGCTTCCTCAAAATTAATGGGGATAAACGGAATAGCATTAACAGTTGGTTTGTATCAGGTCTTTTCCCATGTATTTTTCCTCGTTTATGCTAGATTAAAGTACCAGATTACCCTAATTTTTTCAAAAGTTGCGAAAACAATACTCGCATCCATCGTCGCGAACTTAATAGTTCTAGCTTTCAACATTGTTCTTCTCGAAAAACTTTTAGAAATCCTCCGATTCAGAATTACTCAAGTTTTCGTGTTGAACATGTTCTCACTGATCTCGTCTATACTCCTACTTTTACTTCTTTACGCTATTATAATGGCCTTATTAAGGAGTTTAGATGAGATAGACGTTGCCTTTATAGAGAAAATGCTCATTCGTGTTAAAATCGTAAGCGTTATTGCCCCATCATTAATCAAAATTTACAAATCAATTTACTATAGGGTCATCTCGGATTCTAGAAGAGAAAAACCTTGA